DNA sequence from the Perca fluviatilis chromosome 4, GENO_Pfluv_1.0, whole genome shotgun sequence genome:
AGTGTCGCAAGAGAAGCTGAAGGGAAGGTGAAACAGGAGGTGGAAACCTGATGAGGTCAGTAGGTGAACATTTACATCACGGCAGGCTTACGAGTCTAAGCTGGGAATTATTGATTATTGCTTACTTTATTGTTACTTTCTGCTTTCTGAAtctactatatactatatactattatgttttgtattattaatctgaatctgcaaacttactaatgacaaaagttatcaaataaatgtagttaagGCCTCTAGGCCTCTGAAATGAGTGGAGTAGTATAAGGTAGCAGATAattgaaatactcaagtaaagtatagCTAAGTACCTAAAAATTGTACCCTACTACATCACTTGGGTTAGTACTAAATACCTACTTTTCAACACTGAGAAGAATAGCTGAATGGGTGATACTGCATAGGCTATACGTGATATGTCACACTTGAGacaacaaaaatgcattcatatTCTAAAGCACTTCTTCTTGCTTCCATGTACATATGTTAGAAGgcaccaaataaaaaaaaaataatacgtGCACCCTAATGTGAGCATTCATAACACTATAGACTTACACTTTTTGATGATCACTGACCCGGTTTCTCAGCACGGTGACCTGTGCAGAGATGTGATTAAAAGTTTATTGACATCAACTGAAGCCAAAACGTAGTAATTGGTCTGTATTTCGTTAAAACTGAATCtgactttttgacatttgttttaCCATTTAATGAATGGGTTATGCCATAGAAATGTGCCCTAAAAAACAGCATAGAAAATGTGCGACCTGCAGGCAAGTTTAAGTTAGTTGGTGTGATAGCcacggctagcgttagctgtaGCTAAGTTGATAAACTTTTCCCAAcctgtttcctttattttgagAAATTCTTTTTTACTGATCTTACATGTTAGTGACTTAGTTTGACATTCCACATGCATGAGTTCAGTAGCTGAACCCCACCatgatggagagaaaaaatgaGGCAACACTTGCTAAACTAGCTAGTCCTTCTAAACTAACCAACCGCTGACTCTGCTATTCTGCGATGCTACATATTTTAATGTGTTAAATTATAGGTTAATCAATTGTACAAGTTAATTAGTTCAACACCACaatgaggaccacaatggaaataagtttgtaactttcttgtgttatcctcgacagttctgataaatgttcaatgtcactgtgttggcattttgttatgcatttatttctgttactgtctaataaatcaatcaatcaatcaatacagTGTGGGGGGCTAAAAGTGAGATATTTCGACTAATCTAGTAAACTGTTTGGCCTTCACTGTTTCTGTTATTACAGCTCTCTGCTTTTGTAGGGCAGCAGACATTAAACCTCTCACTCCGCACTTTTTATACTTCTTCTACTACTTTATCTATCGCTATTTCATACACAAGTAATCTTTGGCTGAGTTCCATTTCCACAGAAACTGGTACTTCACATTGTGTAGTGTAGGTAAGAAGGTAAAAAGCCTTAAATGTTCTCATCTGTCATGGTCTGTCTATATTTTGGCCTTCATCCCAGAATCAAAAGACAGGTTGGTGATGTACACATCAATAATGACGCCACAAGAATTTTTATCTGATATCGTACCTCATACTTTTGCTTAGTGTGCTTACACTGAAGTTCAAATTTCTCGGCCTCCAGCTGGCGTAGccattcccacatttccttggCTTTTTCCCTGCATCGGTGCAGACAAGAAAGTGATTGATTATGGAAAGTATGTGGAAGGCATTGAGACGAGCGAGAGTGTTTTATTTTACCTGAGTTTGTCCTCTTTCATGTGCTCAACATGTAGCTCTTTGCGTCGATCGTTTAggatcttctttttcttttctctttccgtttgtttttttgccccAGGTTGTGTCTGGTCAGGAAGAGGAATGTGACAATGTGTGTAaatttacatatatacacaggaTGTTTGCCTCTATCTTGTTTAGGACATTTTTAAAGATGAAGAAAATCTTCACCTTGTATCCAGTGAAACTCAAGTTGGACAGAATCAACTTCTTCCTCGCATCATCATCTGCTTTCTTCTTCGCTTCTTCCCCTTCCTTTCTCGCTTTTTCTTCCTGTCATGGTAGGCTGCATTTAGTCattcatttacagtattttgacGAGTGACATTGTTTGATGTTGGTTTAATTGAATTTAAGAATAATTAATAGGTGGGATTGGCCTGGGGTAGTACAACTAAATGACACAGTGTTTAAAAGCCAGTCTCTAAAATGTTTCTAAGGCTGACAGCTTCTTGCAGGGTTTAGAAAGCTTGTCTGTCTAGTTACGGTTCTGTAAGTGTTACTTGTCTTCGTATACATACAGCTTGTTTGTTCTGccgttctttttctctctctgcccttaTCTTCATCTGCTCTGCTCTCTCTGACCTGCGTGTCTCCTGAAGTAggaaagaaaatacattttacagaccaaaaCAAATCCTGTAAACTCAAAATGTAACCAAAAGAGAACAcctaattagggatgcaccaagcAGACGTTTTGAGTCCCGATACCATAAATCATGCACCAGCAACTTCGTAAAGAATCTTAATCTTAAATCGTCTTGTAGCAACAAATTGGTCAAAacttataatgtatataatgtatatagtaATATAGAATTTAATTAAATAGATCAGCTATGTTGTCACAGATACCCGACCCATCTATTTGAGTCAGCATCTGCCTGATATCTGATATCAGCatcagatcggtgcatccctacgcTACAGAATTGGGTGACTGTGTTATGTTGCAGAAGAAGAGTGCGATGTGAACATACAATGCGATCTGTGAGGTTAAGaagctcctcttcctccttcttaCGCTTCTCAAAGTGAGCGTCAATCAGAGTGTGCAGCTCAGTCAGGTCCTTCTCCATTCGTTTTCGATGAATGTCCTGAAATCATAGCAAGAAGTCGAAATGTGAGCTTATTCAACAATcccaaaaaaaatacataaattacaAGACAACTTTTAAGACAGCTTGTAACTGTGATCAGTCCTGAGATGAACTCACATCAAAGTCCACTTTTTCTCCATCTGGGATTTTGGGAGGTGCCAAGCCGGGCACAAAACCAGGCCTAAGGGGGAGGATGGAAACAATTGTTATCGTTTCATCTTAATATGTCTCTCACAAAAGAATTGTGTTTCAATTTCAGTTAAATGAATATGTATTTCATTTCGTTTCTTACTTTAACTTGCGCTTTGCCTCTTCTGTGtatcaataaaaaagaaaaggaaagtaaGATCTTTAGTTTATGAGGAAACCCTTCGTGCATGAAAACCCCCACAGAGCAACTTTTTTCCTCTGTCGCACACACATGACCTTTGTACTACATAAATAACCTCTCAATACCGCCTTCACTTTCCTCTGTAAAGTATGACAGGGTCAGTGCAGAGTAAACATTAAGTCAAGTTGTAAAAGCAGAGTTCACACAGACATGTAGAGATATATGACACTGATGAACATGGTCACAGGTGATTCTCAGTAAGGTTTTTGAAAATGGTCATAATAATGTGTTTTGAGTATAGTTTGAtataaaaatgagaaaaaaagctcTCTTAATATAAATAGGTATTTTTTTTCCGAAGCCTTTCTGCTTTAGCAGGTCATTAACAAAACATCGGTGTCATAGTTGATGACATGTTGACTTGGAAAGATCACAGTCACGTAGCAGTTGACTGAGGCAACATAGCTGACCATCTCCTGTCACTGCCAGTGCTGATGGACTTAGCCAGAGAATGTAGGCATGTTTTCTCTCTGAGAGTTTAGAGCAGGCTTTAGATTATCATCACAGATAACTTATGTGTTGTCTCCACCCCAGTCAAGAACAGGCAGAGAGTAAACCTGTCCATAACATAAGACACAAAGAAAGGCAATTCTTCTGCATCTACATGATTTCAGATTTATATGTAGGTGTTGAATATACCTTTATAAACTGCACTGCACAGCTCAAAATGTTAACTATAACTGCATTTTCAGGAGGTATACAGGTAAGTTGATAGTATTAGATAATATTAGAGATAGCATCCCAGACTTACATATAATCACTGTCCAGCGAAATCATGAATCTCCAGTGTGATAATTTGTAGTGTAAAGTGCAAGTATGTAGCAATTGTATTATCATGAAGCTAAATAGAAGACTTTGTCAGGTCATAAACAGTTTTTGGCAGGTTTTGGAGAAACATGTTTTTCCTATGACACTGACAATATATTCTTTTTACACGTGTAGTGTCATCAGACTACATGGTTGTCAGCAGTGTGTTAAGAATAAagccatatttatttatagctGGCATGCAAACAGATATTAGCATAAGCAATACTACCTTCTACCTCCTTCTCCACTTCTTCTGCCTCCtccttctccacctcctcctcctcctcctcctcctcctcctcctcctcctcctcctccttttcctctgctacctcctcctcctcctctgctacCTCTTCCTccaccatctcctcctcctcttctgtgCAAAGCAAGCATGAAGAGTTAGCAAGCAAACAATGTGAAAATCTCATACAGCATTTAGATCTAAATCATTTCTGCAACCTATACCTGTATTTTTGACGGTGCCtttaaaacaatattaaaacaatatgttaattgaaaaacatttgtaCACAGCTTTTTCTTATATTCTTACTTGTACTTCATTTTCTTATATTCTATAACCTTTCATTGCATTTGAATATTTAGTCAGGGGATCTACTGATTCCCTAAATATGCAGTTACTGGTTATGGAGATATTAAATGACACTTACATTTAAATATTCCAGGAAAGTGTGCAGACAAAGACTTTCCAATTTCCATCTTAATGATACAATTTGGATATCATTTGGGAAAACATTGCCAGCAGCTTTCCCACAGCTGCATTTAGTCTTGCACTATTTTCAAAGTAGTTAaagtgctgtgttttttttgttcccaACAGTTCTCTGCACATTGGGCCTCTGTGGGAAAAAGTGACCCTGGGCCTTTAGTCAGAGTCCCTTTAGGTAACTCAACCTCTTTCCACTGCAAAGAAGGTAAGCCAACCTGCATTTAGTGTCGCTGGCTGTCCCCAAGGTCCTCTATTGAGAACACAAGCTGACCTACATGGCTCTCTAACAGCGACTCTACTCCACTTAGAGGGGGACAGGTGCCGCTTAGTTTCATGTGAGATTGCCTGGCTGTACAGTGGGCCGCATGGACAGCCTCACAAAGGAGACAGAAATAGAGGTATGACCCTTTATCTCTTTGATGGCGACCCATTGAATTGAAAGGACAGATCCACTGGGATGTTTATCCAAGGTAAACTGTCTCCAGCCTCAGACAGAGAGGACTGACTCAGAGGACAAAGGTCAATCTGGCAGAAAAGCTCACGGACAGCAGCTGCTTCTACTACAGTGGCACAAACACGCCAAAAATACAGTATGCTGTATGGTGAAGCCACCAGCTTAGCAGATGCAGTGTGATAAGTCACTTTAAATGCAAAGCTCATGTGTGTAAAGCAGGTAACAATGTAGCAGaaaaaatacaaccagcatGTTTGTTGAAGCATTTAGTATAAATATTATTTTCATAGATATTTTTTCAGTTAGAGTACATACCATTCTCGTCCCCTTCACGCCGTACACACAAAGAGAGGTAAAGAGCAGAGGTCAGCTATGGCAATGTACTTTACAAGTATATTATACACAGACAATTCTGATACATATACATGCAGCATAATCACAATATTCATGCTTTTCATTCACGTGAAGCAGCTGTGTAGCATCTAGCCAGTCAGAATGTCTTGCTGACAACAAGCAGCTGTCTGAATCTGCAGCCTATAAACTTCAAGTGCAAACTGTGAAGACTCATCTTGAACAGACAAAATGACTAACCTTGTCccctgaaagaagaaaaaatcacatcaaaaatatttttgttacaaTTGATTCCATCTGTGCTGGCATCACTTTGTTACCATTGCTCTCTATTCTACAGAAATGATCCGTTTACTCACTCGTACGGGGCATCTTCTGTGTCTGACATGTTTAAGATGCAGCACCTGCACAAGTAAGTCCAATTCAAAGGTGGATATAGTGAGTGATACTGCACCAACAACAGCCTGAGTTGATATAATAATGCCAAATAGAACCCACGTCTTCATTCACTGTTTAAAAACACATACGAAGAGAGCAGACAGACTTACCCAGATAGTTCGATGTGTACTTCTGACTGGGCTCAATGGGGAATTGTATACTGTGCCCTTCCCTTTTGGGCCATAAGCTTTTAAACCCAGTAGTGGGTCACATGGCGACAAACTTACCATGTCCACAATGGGTAGGCACATACCTGCAAACAGATGGCAAATGGCATTAACTAGACCAGGAAAACATGCGTTCTCCATGGACTAGCATTGTCTATTTTTACACGGCAAAATCTAGACTGAACAGCACAGGATTATTGCACTCAAAAGGTTTCAGTCGTTGCTCAGGTCTGGCAGACAAGTGGAAGGTTAGATTTAATCTGTGTAAACCTCCTCTTGTTTGCAGACAAATACACAAAGCTCCTCTGATTTATGGGCAAAGAAACACATTATTTACTTATTCTACAGATTAATACCACATCTATCACACAACAGCATCATAAAACAGCTATGATTTATTCCCTAAACTGGATGTGTTATGCATTCACTTAATTAAACATTATTCCCATATCTTAGGTTGCCAAGggaatgaataaaataaaactcactTCCTTCATCGTGAATCTCTGCACCACACGCAACAACAAGCTATAAACAACACCCATAAAGGCTGTGCCAAGTTTTCAGATACTCCCAGTGTTTGATGTTAAAATTGTATCTGACCCCACAGTCAGGATTATGACTCATCAGGTGTCTCTCCTGTGCTGAAGCCAAAATGTAACTATGATTGAATGGAGTTCCCCCTCTACCTCAACTCTGGCTTTGTTTTCAGATTGTTTGATGCTGTTTTAAAGTCTTCTTAGGTAAGTTCACATCTTAAATCAAGTCTCAAATGATGTCAAAGCAAGTTCCAAGCTCCGTTTCAAGTCCTTGAGTCCTTGGTGgctaaaaaaaagtcaagtcaCATCAGTCAAGTCTTCAGAAGCTAAaggcaagtgaaaaaaaaagtgtttcaggTCTCTGAAGGCTGCCACGTAAGATGACAGTATGAGATGAGTATTTGAACATTTTCTATTCAAAACTATCTTGTtagtttttttacataattgaaACTAAGCCCATACAAAAGCTCTAATACAGCAATTCAATATTTCAGGTGTGTAGATACTTTTTCGTAATCGTTGCTGCATTGGAGGATTTAATCACAAGACTTGACtcaaagagaaataaaagaaagaaatcactTTTTTAGTGCTTGTGCACATACATCTGGGTATCTGGAGTGCCTACCAAGCCACAAACTGTAAAACAAGAAAATCCCGGTCAGTTATTTGTGGGCTGCCTAGATCATAAAACATGGGATTCAACAAGTCAGTCAGATTTGGCTCCCCTTCCCATGTCACATGCAGGCTCAATAGAATATACTGCCCCCATCTGAGAACTCCCTTTGCAAAGGTCATAGAACATAGaagagaaaacagaaatgtttgTTTGCTCCAAAAACCCTGAGGTGTTTGAACACAAATAGTGAACTGGGCTATTTTCTCTGTGTTTTAACATGTTTGCAATGCATGTAAGAATGACTGAAGAGGCCAACAACATTGGTATGTGATGCAGATATTCTTCTTTTCATAACTTAATAAAACAGCTTAATGAAAGAAGTTTATATTTGAATGTCTAGAGCAGGgggcccccaaggaccacacgagtagccctcaggcctgttctaaaaatgaaaattgaatattgatattatctgtttcccaccttgttaagtcattattgataattattgtgagaaatcatcaacatgatcagtgtcttcacataaatgagcatcattaatcattaataatcatatataactaaaggcaaactgagcaaatttgttatttcagaagagtgtatcaaactggtagcccttcgtatgactcaatacccaggaagtagctctcagtttagaaaaggttggtgacccctggtctagagtTTGCGGTACTTTACTAATATATGTTAAGTGCTGTGCAACAACATCAAAAGCGTCAGACAATCACAGTATTGAGCTCAACTGCTTTCCGTTGCTTGAATAAACTTTTCCTCTTGATTGTGATTGTATTGCAAACCCCACCTGTCTGGCGTCTGAGACAACTACTGTAAAACAAACACCAGGAAGCACCTAATAAAAAAAGGCCCAATAATAGTTAATCCTGGCATGGCACCAGTCCTGACTAGGCTCTTCAGCTCAAACAAGACTCACTGTCTTTAAGATATGTTATTAATATCCTCTTTTAAATAGGTAGTACATTTAGTTGAACACAAACAATAATTTGATccatgttttttattgtaagttGCTGAAACATGCTGGTAGGAAAACCTGTCATTATCTCAGTAAACTGACTGTGAGCTGACACTGACACCTGGTGGCGGAAATGAAAAGCATCAGCCTGCACagcacaaaacagaaaataattgtcaactattttgataattgagtAGCCTAATTATTTAGACATTTTTCAAGCACATATGCCAaactcaaatgtgttttttgtttttttaaatcattgaaTATTGTTGTGTTTTGGACTGAAGAGGATAACGCAAGCACTTTGAATACTTCAACTTAGttagcctttttatttttattctttacaGTTTAAAGGCTGATTCGTCaattaattaagaaaataatcgacagattaagcCCTATTATTGATACCGAGTATAATTTTTTGTTCATCTTGTAAAGATTATACCATATGAGATAGTCTTTGTTGTAATttaaagtagggatgcaccgaatccagatttttggagttcggccgaataccgaatccgcTGGTTAAAATTCAGCCGAATCCGAATActgaatcctactcccatcctcagtctattaacacagtaaacgcattaatgaagtaaacaaagtccacagcagtgtattttggctgctgtctgtagagtccttcatgcacaactcctattcggatgtttcatacgcaaatgttttaacagcagcgatgttgtgtattgtttagggcccttgccaccacgagacaaatcggcattgcaacttgaacatgtagctcgacttgaatcgccttcttttgaccgaaagtactgccaaacaacactttttctgctcaaaagttccattttcactttctcacagcctactgtcTGCATTGAACGGCGGCGTCATTAGCGcttagtgcaagcgtagggttcggttcggtaggaaaaaaaattctaaggttcggcagaaaccgacttaaaaaataaaattccaaCAACATAGATATTTTCATTAATTTACCTTTTCAACTGTGGGTTTGGTGATAATCATTTTATGATCAATTTAAATGCAGTAGTACATAAGAGCATCTCATTCTTTAGGGACTAACATTTTTTGGACAACGAGTTGCAGCtgttacactcacacacatgacCTACTTTACTTGTTGCAGAAAATATCAAACGCACCCCTCACAATGAAGCGGGCCATTTAAAAACTGTTAATGCCCTGCCCACTGTTTAGCTCCATGCTCCGCTGCTCGTTTAGCATTTCGTGATGAAGCTAACAGTCCAGTCGTGTTGTTCCAGGACAGATTTGTGGAGGTAATAATAACGGTAAAGTGAGCTTCAAGCTGGAGTTACAAGTTTACCTTCCTGCTGTCATTCGGTACGGACAGACTCTTCCTAAAGGATTTATTCAACGCCGAGACGCCAGAGCTTCACTTCACCAGGGTATACAGTTTATGGCCACAGCAGGTATGTATATGCAGAGATGGTTTAGATCTTTGGGATTATGTAACGTTATTGCTTGTGCTAGCTAGCATACTTTGAGTAGCTCTCCTGCAGGTCTAGCTCGCTGCTAATTTCTGCCCGTTCTGTTGTCCATCTACCTTATTGCCGTGATAGaaattgtaaataaatgttGTATTGGCTCTGCTTTCGCTTTGGTACGTGCATATTGACTTTCCTCACTGTTTAGTTAGTTTTATATTGAGTTATAGCTTAATTGTTGCGGTTATATTTTTGATGAAAACTGCATGTTATTTACGGATTTTATTTCGAGCAACGTTTGAGTTGCCTGACTTGGAATACGTTTTGGATGttcataatcttaaaaaaacatgtttctgcatcttcactgtgtgtgtgtgtgtgtgtgtgtgtgtgtgtgtgtgtgtgtgtgtgtgtgtgtgtgtgtgtgtgtgtgtgtgtgtgtgtgtgtgtgtgtgtgtgtgagagaggagtgagtgagtgagtgagtgagtgaggcaGTCCACAAAAACGCAAGTGAAAAACGTTTTCACTTACATGAAAACAATATGATAAATCCACTGACATTTTATCACACCTGATTCACAGAACACACAAAGCCAGAGACATATCCTGTGTTTATTTCAGTGATAATGAAACcgtgaaaatgtatttaatataaaatagcaAAATATTCTCTGTGACCCTGTGAAGTGCTCCTTCTGATATTATGCTGTATTCTGCACTCTTTGGTTTGCCAGTAATTGTATTTGACGTAAGATGAAAGCCAGCTGTTTCTTTACTGGTTTTGGCCTTTTGCTGCATCAAACATCTTCTTGCGGCCCTCCATGCCCGACATGGCTTCC
Encoded proteins:
- the tnnt2b gene encoding troponin T, cardiac muscle isoforms, translated to MSDTEDAPYEGQGDENEEAKRKLKPGFVPGLAPPKIPDGEKVDFDDIHRKRMEKDLTELHTLIDAHFEKRKKEEEELLNLTDRIETRRSERAEQMKIRAEREKERQNKQAEEKARKEGEEAKKKADDDARKKLILSNLSFTGYKTQPGAKKQTEREKKKKILNDRRKELHVEHMKEDKLREKAKEMWEWLRQLEAEKFELQCKHTKQKYEVTVLRNRVSDHQKVSKGSRSKRGLRK